The Parvibaculaceae bacterium PLY_AMNH_Bact1 genome window below encodes:
- the flhB gene encoding flagellar biosynthesis protein FlhB (Derived by automated computational analysis using gene prediction method: Protein Homology. GO_process: GO:0001539 - cilium or flagellum-dependent cell motility [Evidence IEA]) yields MADQADDSEKTEEATSKKLEDARKKGDMAKSQEVNTWFIMIATALVIGVVSTSASGDFARAFTVFLSNPHDISVDQNNLMFVWQQIGLTILKILAVPMLLLIGAGVAGNLVQNMPVFSTENMKPKLSKISPKEGLKRLFSPKSLMNFTKGLVKLSLVAVATFLIVWPMRDQLLILMTMDVGMLLPFVQSIAIKILAMVVAIMTVLAAADYVFEVAQWNKKQRMTVQEVKDEYKQTEGDPTVKAKLRALRMERGRQRMMSRVPDAAVIITNPTHYAVALEYSQGMAAPVCVAKGMDAIALKIREIGSEHDVPIVESPPLARALYASVELEESIPPEHYKAVAEVIGYVMRLKSKMSRN; encoded by the coding sequence ATGGCGGATCAAGCCGACGATTCAGAAAAAACCGAAGAGGCGACCTCCAAGAAACTGGAGGACGCCCGAAAAAAGGGTGACATGGCCAAGAGCCAGGAGGTCAACACCTGGTTCATTATGATTGCGACAGCGCTGGTGATCGGGGTTGTGTCAACAAGCGCATCCGGTGACTTCGCACGCGCCTTTACGGTTTTTCTGTCGAACCCGCACGACATTTCTGTTGATCAGAACAATCTCATGTTTGTTTGGCAGCAAATCGGCCTTACGATTCTGAAGATCCTTGCTGTGCCGATGCTGTTGCTCATCGGGGCAGGGGTTGCTGGAAACCTGGTGCAGAACATGCCGGTTTTCTCTACCGAGAATATGAAACCGAAGCTCTCAAAGATTTCACCGAAGGAAGGTCTGAAAAGACTTTTTTCTCCAAAAAGTCTGATGAACTTTACTAAAGGCCTGGTGAAGCTGAGCTTGGTGGCGGTGGCAACTTTTCTCATCGTCTGGCCCATGCGTGATCAATTGCTCATCCTCATGACCATGGATGTGGGGATGTTGCTTCCCTTTGTTCAATCGATCGCGATCAAGATCCTTGCGATGGTGGTTGCTATTATGACCGTGCTCGCTGCGGCTGATTATGTGTTTGAGGTGGCCCAGTGGAACAAGAAACAACGCATGACCGTGCAAGAGGTTAAAGACGAATACAAACAGACGGAAGGCGACCCAACGGTCAAAGCGAAGCTGCGAGCCTTGCGAATGGAACGGGGACGTCAGCGTATGATGTCTCGCGTGCCTGACGCTGCGGTCATTATCACCAACCCGACCCACTATGCTGTCGCCCTGGAATACAGCCAAGGTATGGCAGCTCCGGTCTGCGTGGCCAAGGGGATGGATGCTATTGCCCTTAAAATCAGGGAAATCGGGTCAGAGCATGACGTGCCGATTGTGGAGAGCCCGCCTCTCGCCCGTGCCCTCTACGCATCTGTGGAGTTGGAAGAATCGATACCACCGGAACACTACAAAGCTGTTGCTGAGGTTATTGGCTACGTGATGCGTCTTAAGAGTAAGATGTCCCGCAACTAG
- the alaS gene encoding alanine--tRNA ligase (Derived by automated computational analysis using gene prediction method: Protein Homology. GO_component: GO:0005737 - cytoplasm [Evidence IEA]; GO_function: GO:0004813 - alanine-tRNA ligase activity [Evidence IEA]; GO_process: GO:0006419 - alanyl-tRNA aminoacylation [Evidence IEA]), with product MTGVNQIRETFLDFFEKQGHTRVPSASLVPQNDPTLLFTNAGMVPFKNVFTGMESRDYSRATSSQKCVRAGGKHNDLDNVGYTARHHTFFEMLGNFSFGDYFKDDAIAFAWDLITKEYDISKDRLLVTVFSEDEEAPKIWKKVAGLSDDKIIRISTSDNFWSMGDTGPCGPCSEIFFDHGDKVPGGPPGSPDEDGDRFIEIWNLVFMQFDQQAGGDRITLPKPSIDTGMGLERIAALLQGSHDNYDTDLFRALIEASAHSSSTDPDGSHSVSHRVISDHLRSCSFLLADGVMPSNEGRGYVLRRIMRRAMRHAQLLGVAEPLMWRLVPALIHQMGDAYPELRRAEALITETFKLEETRFRETLARGLKLLDEAVGEQGGAGELPGDVAFKLYDTYGFPLDLTEDALRERDMSVDQVGFDAAMEKQRAAARANWSGSGEAATETLWFDLKEEVGATEFLGYTSEAAEGKIVALVKDGERVDSVGAGDEAVVVANQTPFYGESGGQVGDTGGMFTGDGAEFTVTDTQKKLGDLIVHIGTLTKGMLTVGEVADFRVDGHLRTSTRANHSATHLAHEALRRVLGDHVSQKGSQVGPDRLRFDFSHPKAMTSEQIAEVETIVNEEIQRNNEVVTRVMTPDDAIEAGALALFGEKYGDEVRVLSMGSPREDGNSFSVELCGGTHVGRVGDIALFKIVSEGAVGSGVRRIEALTAEGARAYLNDQERIALDAAAVLKITPDQLSERVAILVDDRKRLERDLADAKKKLAMGGGGASPSSSASEVEELGGVKVIARAMEGISPKDLRGMIDDAKKNVGSGIVALIALGEDGKAGIAVGVTDDLTDRLSAVDLVRTGAEALGGKGGGGRPDMAQAGGPDGSKADAALAAIKETVGSLAGAA from the coding sequence ATGACCGGCGTTAATCAGATCCGCGAGACCTTTCTCGACTTTTTTGAGAAGCAGGGCCATACCCGTGTGCCGTCAGCGTCGCTCGTTCCACAGAACGATCCCACATTGCTCTTTACGAATGCGGGCATGGTGCCGTTCAAGAATGTCTTTACTGGCATGGAGTCCCGCGACTATTCCCGCGCGACCTCATCTCAGAAATGTGTGCGGGCGGGCGGCAAGCACAATGATCTCGACAATGTCGGCTACACAGCACGCCACCACACCTTCTTCGAAATGTTGGGGAACTTTTCCTTTGGCGATTATTTTAAAGACGATGCCATTGCCTTCGCCTGGGATCTGATTACCAAAGAGTATGACATTTCAAAAGACCGGTTGTTGGTGACTGTTTTTTCTGAAGATGAAGAGGCACCAAAGATCTGGAAGAAGGTCGCAGGTCTCTCTGACGATAAGATTATCCGGATTTCTACATCGGATAATTTCTGGTCTATGGGTGATACCGGTCCTTGTGGACCCTGTTCTGAAATCTTCTTCGACCATGGCGATAAAGTGCCTGGTGGCCCTCCTGGGAGTCCTGACGAAGATGGGGACAGGTTCATTGAGATCTGGAACTTGGTTTTTATGCAGTTCGATCAGCAGGCGGGCGGTGATCGTATCACTCTTCCAAAACCATCCATCGATACGGGCATGGGACTAGAGCGTATTGCGGCGCTCCTTCAGGGCAGCCATGACAATTACGACACGGACCTGTTCCGGGCATTGATTGAAGCGTCAGCGCATAGCTCCAGTACGGATCCGGATGGGTCTCACAGTGTCAGCCATAGGGTGATCTCCGATCACCTTCGGTCATGCTCTTTCCTTCTCGCAGACGGCGTAATGCCGTCCAACGAGGGGCGGGGTTATGTGCTGCGTCGGATAATGCGTCGCGCCATGCGCCATGCGCAGCTGTTAGGAGTAGCTGAGCCCCTTATGTGGCGGTTGGTGCCGGCACTTATTCACCAGATGGGTGATGCTTATCCAGAATTGCGTCGGGCAGAAGCGCTGATCACAGAGACCTTCAAACTTGAAGAAACACGCTTCCGGGAAACGCTCGCGCGCGGCTTGAAGCTGCTTGACGAAGCTGTCGGTGAGCAAGGCGGGGCAGGCGAACTTCCTGGCGATGTGGCGTTCAAGCTCTACGACACTTATGGCTTTCCCCTGGATCTTACTGAAGATGCCCTGCGCGAGCGCGATATGAGCGTTGATCAGGTGGGCTTTGATGCGGCGATGGAAAAGCAGCGTGCGGCTGCACGTGCCAACTGGTCGGGTTCCGGCGAAGCAGCGACGGAGACACTCTGGTTCGATCTCAAGGAGGAAGTCGGAGCAACAGAATTCCTTGGCTATACGAGCGAAGCTGCGGAAGGAAAGATCGTTGCTCTGGTAAAAGATGGCGAGCGGGTCGACAGCGTTGGTGCTGGTGACGAGGCCGTGGTGGTTGCCAATCAAACGCCTTTCTATGGCGAGTCTGGCGGTCAGGTCGGCGACACAGGCGGAATGTTCACCGGAGATGGTGCTGAGTTCACTGTAACGGATACTCAGAAAAAACTGGGCGACCTCATTGTGCATATTGGCACGCTGACCAAAGGTATGCTTACGGTCGGCGAGGTTGCTGACTTCCGCGTAGACGGTCATTTGCGAACGTCCACTCGCGCGAACCATTCCGCAACCCACTTGGCTCATGAAGCGCTTCGACGGGTGCTGGGCGATCATGTCAGCCAAAAAGGTTCGCAGGTAGGGCCCGACAGGCTGCGTTTTGACTTCTCTCACCCAAAAGCGATGACGTCAGAGCAGATCGCTGAGGTGGAGACAATCGTCAATGAGGAGATCCAGCGTAACAATGAGGTCGTCACCCGGGTGATGACACCCGATGATGCCATTGAGGCAGGTGCCCTGGCGCTCTTTGGCGAAAAATACGGGGATGAAGTTCGGGTCCTGTCCATGGGCTCGCCTCGCGAGGATGGCAACAGTTTCTCTGTTGAGCTATGTGGCGGGACCCATGTTGGACGGGTCGGTGACATCGCTTTGTTCAAGATTGTGAGCGAAGGAGCTGTGGGATCCGGAGTGCGCAGAATTGAGGCACTGACGGCTGAGGGCGCGCGGGCTTACCTCAATGATCAGGAGCGGATTGCTCTCGACGCTGCTGCTGTTTTGAAAATCACGCCTGACCAGTTGAGCGAACGGGTTGCGATACTGGTCGACGATCGCAAACGCCTTGAGCGCGACCTGGCGGACGCCAAGAAGAAACTTGCCATGGGCGGTGGTGGCGCGTCTCCCAGTAGCAGTGCGTCCGAAGTTGAAGAACTTGGTGGCGTGAAAGTGATTGCGCGCGCCATGGAAGGGATCAGCCCTAAGGACTTGCGTGGCATGATTGACGACGCCAAAAAGAATGTTGGGTCCGGCATTGTTGCCCTGATCGCTCTGGGCGAAGACGGGAAAGCTGGCATCGCTGTTGGGGTGACAGATGACCTGACAGACCGTCTTTCCGCCGTTGACCTTGTACGCACGGGTGCAGAGGCTCTTGGTGGTAAAGGGGGCGGTGGTCGGCCTGATATGGCGCAGGCCGGCGGGCCTGACGGCAGCAAGGCGGATGCTGCCTTGGCTGCTATCAAAGAAACTGTAGGTAGTCTTGCCGGAGCAGCTTGA
- the fliQ gene encoding flagellar biosynthesis protein FliQ (Derived by automated computational analysis using gene prediction method: Protein Homology. GO_component: GO:0009288 - bacterial-type flagellum [Evidence IEA]; GO_process: GO:0001539 - cilium or flagellum-dependent cell motility [Evidence IEA]) yields MTGPEVLDVGREGIVVLLKVSSPLMLIGLGVGLVIALFQALTQIQEMTLVFVPKILAIFIGLIVMLPFMGSTLGAYMTYIADRIVSG; encoded by the coding sequence ATGACTGGACCGGAAGTTTTGGATGTTGGACGTGAGGGCATTGTTGTGCTGCTCAAAGTCTCGTCTCCTCTTATGCTCATTGGACTGGGTGTTGGCCTCGTCATTGCGCTCTTCCAGGCGCTGACGCAGATCCAGGAAATGACACTGGTTTTCGTGCCCAAAATTCTCGCGATCTTCATTGGTCTCATCGTGATGCTACCTTTCATGGGCAGCACCTTGGGGGCCTATATGACCTACATTGCAGACCGAATTGTTTCTGGTTGA
- a CDS encoding ATP-binding protein (Derived by automated computational analysis using gene prediction method: Protein Homology.): MSDTLMDGPGADGAGGDGPVSDPKTEISGPARASSDKAGLSDQNRWRNSLGMAGLIGLFLAGAAGGFVFLNLSAAGPSGYLLIGGLVAVGFFSTVALIAGRPSSPIVGRGKVTGVAGHALESLPDPCLVTDRRGSVLFANQAYRHLGLDAHDRPMPLERLLAGQAGVDEQLYQLAQAARLGLADEEELRFVPPAGQGQERVFKAAVQPLTGAAAKSGASIWLLRDMTAERLAAAQAQVGRDKYLAYLDDAPFGFFSAKDSGQLDYVNQMFATMVGRSPEDLVSGKTRFGDLVAGDVNAFVQEKDGEEGTQVIDVDLTGPEGPVQVRIVQNFAPAVDGAPGASRSVVMFREEEDDTEAHLRDAEMRFARFFNNAPIGVATLDKDGVLGSSNAAFVTLVGGTPDAGSRFADLVVAEDRVALKEFLDGAVSSGGSRGPIDLRFLQKQGEEIEKTAQLFASYSNETGGQPSIIAYLIDTSEQKSLEMQFAQSQKMQAVGQLAGGVAHDFNNLLTAIIGFCDLLLARHQAGDPSFADVMQIKQNANRAANLVRQLLAFSRRQTLRPKVLNLTDELAELSNLLSRLLGETVELKITHERDLGLVKVDQNQLEQVVINLAVNARDAMEDGGRLTIRTANVSAEDAKALDHALMPPAEYVLIEVTDTGCGIPKEHLGKIFEPFFTTKDVSKGTGLGLSTVYGIVKQTGGYIFAFSTVDKGTTFRIYLPRYFETEEEAAAKVQAQVEETAAPDLTGKGTILLVEDEDAVRTFAVRALGTRGYTVLEAESGDVALEIVDSHDGAIDLVVSDVVMPNMDGPTMVKQLQEKRPGTKIIFISGYAEDAFAKSLDPSVDFRFLPKPFSLKQLAAAVKEAME, translated from the coding sequence ATGAGCGATACACTGATGGATGGGCCCGGAGCAGATGGAGCTGGGGGCGACGGACCAGTTTCTGATCCGAAGACAGAAATCAGTGGACCTGCGCGTGCCTCTTCTGACAAGGCCGGACTTTCAGACCAGAACCGATGGCGTAACTCGCTGGGGATGGCTGGGCTCATTGGCCTGTTTCTGGCTGGCGCTGCCGGGGGCTTCGTCTTTCTCAATTTGAGCGCTGCCGGGCCGTCTGGCTACTTACTGATCGGCGGCCTGGTCGCTGTGGGCTTTTTCTCAACTGTGGCTCTTATAGCCGGGCGCCCCTCAAGCCCAATTGTGGGGCGCGGCAAAGTTACCGGCGTTGCTGGTCACGCACTGGAAAGCCTGCCTGATCCCTGTCTCGTGACAGATCGGCGCGGGTCTGTCCTGTTTGCAAACCAAGCTTATAGACATCTTGGGCTTGATGCCCATGACCGCCCCATGCCGTTGGAGCGGTTGCTTGCAGGGCAGGCTGGCGTTGATGAGCAACTCTACCAATTGGCGCAGGCTGCCAGATTGGGCTTGGCGGACGAGGAAGAGCTTCGGTTCGTGCCTCCCGCGGGTCAAGGACAGGAACGCGTCTTTAAGGCAGCCGTTCAGCCGCTGACAGGTGCCGCCGCTAAGAGTGGTGCGAGCATCTGGCTTCTAAGAGACATGACCGCTGAGAGGCTTGCGGCGGCGCAAGCTCAAGTGGGGCGCGACAAATATTTGGCCTATCTGGATGATGCGCCCTTCGGCTTTTTCTCTGCGAAGGATTCCGGGCAGCTTGATTATGTGAATCAGATGTTCGCAACGATGGTGGGACGGTCACCGGAAGACCTGGTGTCAGGCAAAACCAGGTTCGGCGACCTTGTTGCTGGTGATGTGAATGCCTTCGTTCAGGAAAAAGACGGAGAAGAAGGAACTCAGGTCATCGATGTTGATCTGACAGGGCCCGAGGGTCCGGTTCAGGTGCGCATTGTGCAGAATTTTGCACCGGCGGTGGATGGAGCGCCCGGTGCGTCACGCTCTGTGGTTATGTTCCGGGAGGAAGAGGACGATACGGAAGCGCATCTGCGGGATGCGGAGATGCGGTTTGCTCGCTTCTTCAATAATGCGCCAATCGGTGTTGCCACGCTGGACAAGGACGGCGTGCTTGGCAGTTCGAATGCCGCCTTTGTGACACTTGTTGGAGGCACGCCGGATGCGGGCAGTCGATTTGCGGACCTGGTCGTTGCAGAAGACCGGGTGGCTCTGAAAGAGTTTCTCGATGGGGCTGTGTCGTCTGGAGGCTCTCGCGGGCCGATTGATCTTCGATTCCTCCAGAAGCAGGGAGAGGAGATTGAGAAGACTGCGCAGCTCTTTGCCAGCTATTCCAATGAGACCGGGGGGCAGCCTTCCATCATTGCCTATCTCATTGACACGAGTGAGCAGAAATCACTTGAGATGCAGTTCGCCCAGTCGCAAAAAATGCAGGCTGTGGGGCAACTGGCAGGCGGCGTAGCGCACGACTTCAACAATCTGCTGACTGCGATTATCGGCTTTTGTGACCTCCTTCTTGCGCGTCATCAGGCAGGTGACCCGAGCTTCGCTGATGTTATGCAGATCAAGCAGAATGCGAACCGGGCTGCGAACCTGGTGCGGCAGCTGCTTGCCTTCTCGCGGCGTCAGACATTGCGGCCGAAGGTCCTGAACCTCACTGATGAGCTGGCGGAGTTGTCCAATCTGCTGAGCCGTCTTCTGGGCGAGACGGTGGAACTTAAGATCACCCATGAGCGGGATCTGGGTCTTGTGAAAGTTGATCAGAACCAACTTGAGCAGGTGGTAATCAACCTGGCTGTGAATGCACGTGATGCTATGGAAGACGGCGGGCGGCTTACTATTCGCACAGCCAATGTCTCAGCTGAAGACGCAAAGGCGCTGGATCATGCGCTGATGCCCCCGGCGGAATATGTGCTTATCGAAGTGACGGACACAGGTTGCGGCATCCCGAAAGAGCATCTGGGCAAGATCTTTGAGCCGTTCTTCACCACGAAAGATGTGAGTAAGGGCACGGGCCTTGGGCTCTCCACGGTCTACGGGATTGTTAAGCAGACCGGCGGCTACATCTTTGCCTTTTCTACTGTGGACAAAGGCACGACCTTCCGTATCTACCTGCCGCGCTATTTTGAAACAGAGGAAGAAGCAGCGGCGAAGGTTCAGGCTCAAGTTGAAGAAACTGCTGCTCCTGACCTTACGGGCAAGGGTACGATCCTGCTCGTCGAAGACGAAGACGCCGTGCGAACCTTTGCTGTCCGGGCGCTCGGCACGCGGGGCTACACGGTCCTTGAAGCTGAGAGCGGGGACGTGGCGCTGGAGATTGTCGACAGCCATGATGGTGCGATTGATCTCGTCGTTAGCGACGTGGTGATGCCCAATATGGATGGGCCGACCATGGTGAAACAGCTGCAGGAAAAACGGCCGGGCACCAAGATCATTTTCATCTCCGGTTATGCCGAAGATGCCTTTGCCAAGAGCCTCGACCCTTCTGTCGATTTCCGCTTCTTGCCCAAGCCTTTCAGCCTCAAGCAGCTCGCTGCGGCGGTGAAAGAGGCGATGGAGTAG
- the recA gene encoding recombinase RecA (Derived by automated computational analysis using gene prediction method: Protein Homology. GO_component: GO:0005737 - cytoplasm [Evidence IEA]; GO_function: GO:0003677 - DNA binding [Evidence IEA]; GO_function: GO:0008094 - ATP-dependent activity, acting on DNA [Evidence IEA]; GO_process: GO:0006281 - DNA repair [Evidence IEA]; GO_process: GO:0006310 - DNA recombination [Evidence IEA]; GO_process: GO:0009432 - SOS response [Evidence IEA]), with the protein MAREQKENVVSLLGKDSMDKQKALDAALSQIERSFGKGSIMRLGKNEQVVEIEAIPTGSLSLDIALGIGGLPKGRVIEVYGPESSGKTTLALHTVAEAQKKEGICAFVDAEHALDPVYARKLGVNLDDLLISQPDTGEQALEIVDTLVRSGAVDVIVVDSVAALTPRAELDGDMGDSLPGLQARLMSQALRKLTGSISKSNCMVIFINQIRMKIGVMFGSPETTTGGNALKFYSSVRLDIRRIGAIKDRDEVVGNQTRVKVVKNKVAPPFKQVEFDIMYGQGISKMGEVVDLGVKAGVVEKSGSWYSYDSQRIGQGRENAKTFLKENPDMALAIETAIRADAGLAEALDVGPDADDDDGMPEEVAG; encoded by the coding sequence ATGGCGCGAGAACAGAAAGAAAACGTAGTCAGCTTGCTTGGCAAGGACAGTATGGATAAGCAAAAAGCTCTGGATGCCGCGCTCAGTCAGATTGAGCGGTCTTTTGGTAAGGGGTCGATCATGCGGCTCGGAAAAAACGAGCAGGTGGTCGAGATTGAGGCGATCCCAACCGGCTCTTTGAGCCTTGATATTGCGCTCGGGATTGGCGGTCTACCAAAGGGCCGGGTGATTGAGGTCTACGGTCCTGAATCAAGTGGTAAAACCACTCTTGCACTTCACACGGTTGCTGAAGCTCAAAAGAAAGAGGGCATCTGCGCTTTTGTCGATGCGGAGCACGCACTGGACCCGGTCTATGCCCGCAAGCTCGGTGTCAATCTGGATGATCTTCTGATCTCGCAGCCTGACACGGGCGAGCAGGCACTGGAAATTGTCGATACGCTGGTGCGATCAGGTGCTGTGGATGTGATCGTTGTGGACTCGGTTGCTGCACTCACGCCTCGGGCTGAGCTTGATGGAGATATGGGCGACAGCTTGCCGGGTCTCCAGGCGCGGCTCATGAGCCAAGCGCTCCGGAAACTGACGGGCTCAATTTCCAAATCAAATTGCATGGTCATTTTCATCAACCAGATCCGTATGAAGATCGGGGTGATGTTTGGCAGTCCGGAAACGACGACAGGCGGGAATGCGCTGAAGTTCTATTCCTCTGTCCGTCTTGATATTCGCCGCATTGGCGCGATCAAAGACCGGGATGAAGTGGTGGGCAATCAGACCCGCGTCAAAGTGGTGAAGAACAAGGTGGCGCCACCTTTCAAACAGGTCGAGTTCGACATCATGTATGGGCAAGGGATCTCTAAAATGGGGGAGGTCGTCGATCTTGGGGTCAAAGCCGGGGTCGTTGAGAAATCCGGCTCCTGGTATTCCTATGACAGCCAGCGGATTGGGCAGGGGCGTGAAAACGCCAAGACCTTCCTGAAGGAAAACCCAGATATGGCACTGGCCATCGAAACAGCGATCCGCGCTGACGCGGGACTTGCCGAAGCACTTGATGTTGGTCCTGACGCGGACGACGACGATGGCATGCCGGAGGAAGTTGCAGGTTAG
- the fliR gene encoding flagellar biosynthetic protein FliR (Derived by automated computational analysis using gene prediction method: Protein Homology. GO_component: GO:0016020 - membrane [Evidence IEA]; GO_process: GO:0006605 - protein targeting [Evidence IEA]; GO_process: GO:0044780 - bacterial-type flagellum assembly [Evidence IEA]), with protein sequence MSFELAPTTAYVFMLVFSRIGTMVMLMPALGEFSVSSRVRLTLAVLISMVLMPLVADTYGPVPATVSGIAWGVFSEIAVGFLIGSVARLIMSALQVAGTIIAFQTGLAFAQNVDPTQGIQSALVGSFLSMLAVTMIFATDLHFLLIAAMRDSYVLFEPGAGLPIGDFVETATGVVAGSFKLAVQIAAPFVVFGMIFYLALGILSKLMPQVQIFFVAMPANILLGFALFAVLMGAMMMWFLTFFEESMSLFLA encoded by the coding sequence ATGAGTTTTGAGCTCGCTCCCACAACTGCCTATGTGTTTATGCTGGTCTTTTCCCGCATAGGCACCATGGTAATGTTGATGCCGGCGCTCGGCGAGTTCAGTGTCTCAAGTCGCGTGAGGTTGACCCTCGCCGTCTTGATTTCAATGGTTTTGATGCCGCTTGTGGCTGATACCTATGGACCGGTACCGGCGACCGTGTCTGGGATCGCTTGGGGCGTTTTCTCAGAAATCGCTGTCGGGTTTCTTATTGGATCGGTTGCGCGCCTGATCATGAGTGCGTTGCAGGTTGCAGGCACAATCATTGCTTTTCAGACCGGGCTTGCTTTTGCGCAGAATGTCGACCCGACGCAGGGCATCCAGAGTGCGCTCGTGGGATCCTTCCTTTCCATGCTCGCGGTGACGATGATTTTTGCGACGGACCTACATTTCCTGCTGATCGCAGCCATGCGAGACAGCTATGTGCTTTTTGAGCCAGGCGCGGGCTTGCCGATTGGTGATTTTGTTGAGACCGCAACGGGTGTGGTTGCCGGGTCTTTCAAACTGGCGGTCCAAATTGCTGCGCCCTTTGTCGTCTTTGGGATGATTTTCTATCTGGCGCTTGGCATTCTTTCCAAACTGATGCCTCAGGTGCAGATTTTTTTCGTGGCGATGCCGGCGAATATTCTGCTGGGCTTTGCGCTGTTTGCGGTGCTCATGGGCGCGATGATGATGTGGTTTCTCACCTTTTTTGAAGAGAGCATGAGTTTGTTCCTGGCCTGA
- a CDS encoding cyclic nucleotide-gated ion channel (Derived by automated computational analysis using gene prediction method: Protein Homology.): MTDDGVSGVRRWLYILLEAGKTGDRPSAIFDVFMVGLILANVVAFAAETDVRIAALYGEELRLFNAFSITVFTVEYLIRLWVCVDHPAFRGLPKWRVRLGYSMTVQMLIDLIVILPFYLSFLFAVDLRILRIFRLFRFLMLARYSPALYTIGRVFKSERRAMLAALIVMSGMLIFSATGIYWLEHEAQPEAFGSIPMSMWWALATLTTVGYGDVVPLTTLGRFFGGLVMIFGLGMFAMPIAIVSSGFAREIHRRDFVVSWGMVARVPLFQELKPTLLVDLVELLEAQVIDPDAVIAHKGDVADGMYFIVIGRVRLDFDERSVELGEGEYFGEMALLDDRRRSADIVTLSQAHVLKLDARSFREFIGRHPEARVRLLDAIRARNLSYGATDELEREIEEEKKDL; the protein is encoded by the coding sequence ATGACAGACGACGGTGTCTCGGGTGTGCGCCGGTGGCTCTATATTCTCCTGGAAGCTGGCAAAACGGGTGACCGTCCAAGCGCTATTTTCGATGTGTTCATGGTTGGGCTCATTCTGGCCAACGTAGTAGCGTTTGCGGCAGAGACTGATGTGCGTATCGCAGCCCTCTATGGTGAAGAACTCCGCCTCTTCAACGCTTTCTCGATTACGGTTTTTACCGTTGAATACTTGATCCGGCTTTGGGTTTGCGTAGACCACCCAGCATTTAGAGGTCTGCCCAAATGGCGCGTGCGTTTGGGTTATTCGATGACCGTGCAAATGCTCATCGATCTCATCGTCATTTTGCCCTTCTATTTGAGTTTTCTGTTTGCTGTTGATCTTAGAATATTGCGCATCTTCAGGCTGTTTCGCTTTCTGATGCTCGCCCGCTATTCCCCGGCGCTTTACACAATCGGACGGGTGTTCAAGTCTGAGCGCCGGGCAATGCTTGCTGCTCTCATTGTGATGTCTGGCATGTTGATTTTTTCGGCGACGGGCATTTATTGGCTGGAGCATGAGGCTCAGCCTGAGGCGTTTGGTTCGATACCAATGTCGATGTGGTGGGCGTTGGCGACACTGACAACGGTAGGGTACGGAGATGTCGTCCCCCTCACAACGCTGGGTCGTTTCTTTGGCGGACTGGTGATGATTTTTGGACTTGGCATGTTTGCTATGCCAATTGCCATCGTCTCAAGCGGGTTTGCCCGGGAAATTCATCGACGGGACTTTGTTGTTTCTTGGGGCATGGTGGCGCGGGTGCCGCTCTTTCAGGAGCTCAAACCAACATTGTTGGTGGACCTTGTTGAGTTGCTTGAAGCTCAGGTGATCGATCCGGACGCTGTAATTGCACATAAGGGCGATGTGGCAGACGGGATGTATTTTATCGTCATTGGACGTGTCCGCCTCGATTTTGACGAACGATCGGTGGAGCTTGGGGAGGGCGAGTATTTTGGCGAGATGGCCCTGTTGGATGACCGGCGTCGTTCGGCTGACATTGTTACCCTCAGCCAGGCGCACGTTCTAAAACTTGATGCGCGCAGCTTCCGCGAGTTTATCGGGCGACATCCTGAAGCACGGGTACGGTTGCTCGACGCGATTCGCGCGCGCAATCTCTCGTATGGTGCGACTGATGAGCTTGAGCGTGAAATTGAGGAAGAGAAAAAGGACCTTTAG